One genomic region from Gadus morhua chromosome 9, gadMor3.0, whole genome shotgun sequence encodes:
- the LOC115550704 gene encoding uncharacterized protein LOC115550704 isoform X1, with the protein MRSFVIIEFLSISDMQSTASLERPLVFFDLETSDQNPSETRGGDIIQLAAISGVHTFNVYIMPQRDIHTFTTARTGFMVIGGKLNKDYKDVSTIPLHEALTSFYAFLRSFNRPILLAAHKAQDFALPILKNALIRCYLAQQFHELGPSFLDIYLLSKALYPGLVSHEQEDLLYPFLGKPNNHNALENVTALQSLYGVWNPNQESVTQCLI; encoded by the exons ATGCGGAGTTTTGTCATCATTGAATTCCTGTCCATTTCCGATATGCAGTCCACG GCTTCTCTTGAGAGACCTTTAGTCTTCTTTGACCTGGAGACCAGCGACCAAAATCCATCAG aaACAAGAGGGGGTGATATCATCCAGCTGGCGGCCATCAGCGGAGTTCACACCTTCAATGTGTATATTATGCCTCAGCGCGACATCCACACATTCACCACTGCGAGGACAGGCTTCATGGTCATAGGTGGCAAACTTAACAAGGACTATAAAGACGTTTCCACCATCCCCTTGCACGAGGCCCTGACCTCTTTCTACGCCTTCCTGCGGTCCTTTAACAGACCCATACTGCTGGCTGCGCACAAGGCCCAAGACTTTGCCCTACCTATACTGAAGAACGCGCTGATCAGGTGTTACCTCGCCCAGCAGTTCCACGAGCTGGGCCCCAGTTTTTTGGACATCTACCTACTCAGTAAGGCGCTCTATCCAGGGTTAGTCAGCCATGAACAAGAGGATCTGTTGTACCCCTTCCTGGGAAAACCCAACAACCACAATGCATTGGAGAATGTTACGGCTCTGCAGTCGCTGTACGGGGTTTGGAATCCCAACCAAGAGTCTGTGACTCAGTGTTTAATCTAG
- the LOC115550704 gene encoding uncharacterized protein LOC115550704 isoform X2: MASLERPLVFFDLETSDQNPSETRGGDIIQLAAISGVHTFNVYIMPQRDIHTFTTARTGFMVIGGKLNKDYKDVSTIPLHEALTSFYAFLRSFNRPILLAAHKAQDFALPILKNALIRCYLAQQFHELGPSFLDIYLLSKALYPGLVSHEQEDLLYPFLGKPNNHNALENVTALQSLYGVWNPNQESVTQCLI; this comes from the exons ATG GCTTCTCTTGAGAGACCTTTAGTCTTCTTTGACCTGGAGACCAGCGACCAAAATCCATCAG aaACAAGAGGGGGTGATATCATCCAGCTGGCGGCCATCAGCGGAGTTCACACCTTCAATGTGTATATTATGCCTCAGCGCGACATCCACACATTCACCACTGCGAGGACAGGCTTCATGGTCATAGGTGGCAAACTTAACAAGGACTATAAAGACGTTTCCACCATCCCCTTGCACGAGGCCCTGACCTCTTTCTACGCCTTCCTGCGGTCCTTTAACAGACCCATACTGCTGGCTGCGCACAAGGCCCAAGACTTTGCCCTACCTATACTGAAGAACGCGCTGATCAGGTGTTACCTCGCCCAGCAGTTCCACGAGCTGGGCCCCAGTTTTTTGGACATCTACCTACTCAGTAAGGCGCTCTATCCAGGGTTAGTCAGCCATGAACAAGAGGATCTGTTGTACCCCTTCCTGGGAAAACCCAACAACCACAATGCATTGGAGAATGTTACGGCTCTGCAGTCGCTGTACGGGGTTTGGAATCCCAACCAAGAGTCTGTGACTCAGTGTTTAATCTAG